A region of Micromonospora chokoriensis DNA encodes the following proteins:
- the trxA gene encoding thioredoxin: MATVELTSANFDEVTGNDGIVLVDFWADWCGPCKRFAPVYERSSEKHQNIVFGKVDTEAQQELGAKFDIRSIPTIMAIRDGVIVFAQPGALPESALENLIEQVEALDMDDVRKQLAEHNH, translated from the coding sequence ATGGCAACCGTTGAGCTGACCTCGGCGAACTTCGACGAGGTGACCGGCAACGACGGCATCGTCCTGGTCGACTTCTGGGCCGACTGGTGTGGTCCGTGCAAGCGGTTCGCCCCGGTCTACGAGCGCTCCTCGGAGAAGCACCAGAACATCGTGTTCGGCAAGGTCGACACCGAGGCCCAGCAGGAGTTGGGCGCCAAGTTCGACATCCGGTCGATCCCCACGATCATGGCCATCCGCGACGGCGTCATCGTCTTCGCCCAGCCGGGTGCCCTCCCCGAGTCGGCGCTGGAGAACCTGATCGAGCAGGTCGAGGCCCTCGACATGGACGACGTCCGCAAGCAGTTGGCCGAGCACAACCACTGA